The following proteins are co-located in the Escherichia fergusonii ATCC 35469 genome:
- the endA gene encoding deoxyribonuclease I codes for MYRYLSIAAVVLSAAFSGPTLAEGINSFSQAKAAAVKIHADAPGTFYCGCKIDWQGKKGVVDLQSCGYQVRKNENRASRVEWEHVVPAWQFGHQRQCWQDGGRKNCAKDPVYRKMESDMHNLQPSVGEVNGDRGNFMYSQWNGGEGQYGQCAMKVDFKEKAAEPPARARGAIARTYFYMRDQYNLTLSRQQTQLFNAWDKMYPVTDWECERDERIAKVQGNHNPYVQRACQARKS; via the coding sequence ATGTACCGTTATTTGTCTATTGCTGCGGTGGTACTGAGCGCAGCATTTTCCGGCCCGACGTTGGCCGAAGGTATCAATAGTTTTTCTCAGGCGAAAGCCGCGGCGGTAAAAATCCACGCTGACGCGCCGGGTACGTTTTACTGCGGATGTAAAATTGACTGGCAGGGCAAAAAAGGCGTTGTCGATCTGCAATCGTGCGGCTATCAGGTGCGCAAAAATGAAAACCGCGCCAGCCGCGTAGAGTGGGAACACGTTGTTCCCGCCTGGCAGTTCGGTCACCAGCGCCAGTGCTGGCAGGACGGTGGACGTAAAAACTGTGCCAAAGATCCGGTCTATCGCAAGATGGAAAGCGATATGCATAACCTGCAACCGTCAGTCGGCGAGGTGAATGGCGATCGCGGCAACTTTATGTACAGCCAGTGGAATGGCGGCGAAGGCCAGTACGGTCAATGCGCTATGAAGGTCGATTTCAAAGAAAAAGCCGCCGAGCCACCAGCACGTGCACGCGGTGCCATTGCGCGCACCTACTTCTATATGCGTGACCAATACAACCTGACACTCTCTCGCCAGCAAACGCAGCTGTTCAACGCATGGGACAAGATGTATCCGGTTACCGACTGGGAGTGCGAGCGCGATGAACGCATCGCGAAAGTGCAGGGCAATCATAACCCGTATGTGCAACGCGCTTGCCAGGCGCGAAAGAGCTAA
- the rsmE gene encoding 16S rRNA (uracil(1498)-N(3))-methyltransferase: MRIPRIYHPDPLTSHSHIALCEDAANHIGRVLRMGPGQALQLFDGSNQVFDAEITSASKKSVEVKVLEGQIDDRESPLHIHLGQVMSRGEKMEFTIQKSIELGVSLITPLFSERCGVKLDSERLNKKLQQWQKIAIAACEQCGRNRVPEIRPAMDLEAWCAEQDEGLKLNLHPRASNSINTLPLPVERVRLLIGPEGGLSADEIAMTARYQFTDILLGPRVLRTETTALTAITALQVRFGDLG, from the coding sequence ATGCGTATCCCCCGCATTTATCATCCTGACCCACTGACCAGCCATTCTCACATCGCGCTTTGCGAAGATGCCGCCAACCATATCGGGCGCGTACTGCGCATGGGGCCAGGACAGGCGTTGCAATTGTTTGACGGTAGCAACCAGGTCTTTGACGCCGAAATTACCAGCGCCAGCAAAAAAAGCGTGGAAGTGAAAGTGCTGGAAGGCCAGATCGACGATCGCGAATCTCCGCTACATATTCACCTCGGTCAGGTGATGTCGCGTGGTGAAAAAATGGAATTTACTATCCAGAAATCGATCGAACTCGGTGTAAGCCTCATTACGCCACTTTTTTCTGAGCGCTGCGGCGTTAAACTGGATAGTGAACGTCTGAACAAGAAGCTCCAGCAGTGGCAGAAGATTGCAATTGCTGCCTGTGAGCAGTGTGGTCGTAACCGGGTGCCGGAAATCCGTCCAGCGATGGATCTGGAAGCCTGGTGTGCAGAGCAGGATGAAGGACTGAAACTGAATCTTCACCCGCGCGCCAGTAACAGCATTAATACGTTGCCGTTACCGGTTGAACGCGTCCGCCTGCTGATTGGCCCGGAAGGCGGTTTATCGGCAGATGAAATTGCCATGACTGCCCGCTATCAATTTACTGATATCCTGTTGGGACCTCGCGTTTTGCGTACTGAGACAACTGCGCTCACCGCCATTACCGCGCTACAAGTGCGTTTTGGCGATTTGGGCTAA
- the gshB gene encoding glutathione synthase: MIKLGIVMDPIASINIKKDSSFAMLLEAQRRGYELHYMEMADLYLINGEARARTRTLSVEQNYDKWYEFTGEQDLPLADLDVILMRKDPPFDTEFIYATYILERAEEKGTLIVNKPQSLRDCNEKLFTAWFSDLTPETLVTRNKAQLKAFWQKHSDIILKPLDGMGGASIFRVKEGDPNLGVIAETLTEHGTRYCMAQNYLPAIKDGDKRVLVVDGEPVPYCLARIPQGGETRGNLAAGGRGEPRPLTESDWEIARRVGPTLKAKGLIFVGLDIIGDRLTEINVTSPTCVREIEAEFPVSITGMLMDAIEARLQKS; this comes from the coding sequence ATGATCAAGCTCGGCATCGTGATGGACCCCATCGCAAGCATCAACATCAAGAAAGATTCCAGTTTCGCTATGTTGCTGGAAGCACAGCGTCGTGGTTATGAACTTCACTATATGGAGATGGCTGATCTCTACTTGATCAACGGTGAAGCACGTGCTCGTACGCGCACTTTGAGCGTCGAACAAAACTACGACAAATGGTACGAGTTTACGGGTGAGCAGGATCTACCGCTGGCCGATCTCGATGTGATTCTAATGCGTAAAGATCCGCCATTTGATACCGAGTTTATCTACGCGACCTATATTCTTGAGCGTGCCGAAGAGAAAGGGACGCTGATCGTAAACAAACCGCAGAGCCTGCGCGATTGTAACGAAAAACTGTTTACCGCCTGGTTCTCTGACTTAACACCAGAAACGCTGGTCACGCGCAATAAAGCGCAGCTGAAAGCGTTCTGGCAGAAACACAGCGATATCATTCTTAAGCCGCTGGACGGTATGGGCGGCGCGTCGATTTTCCGCGTGAAAGAAGGCGATCCAAACCTCGGCGTCATTGCCGAAACGCTGACCGAACACGGCACCCGCTACTGCATGGCACAAAATTACCTGCCAGCTATTAAAGATGGCGACAAGCGTGTGCTGGTGGTGGATGGCGAACCTGTACCATACTGCCTGGCACGTATTCCACAAGGCGGCGAAACCCGTGGTAACCTGGCTGCCGGTGGTCGCGGGGAACCACGTCCGCTGACGGAAAGCGACTGGGAAATTGCCCGCCGTGTTGGCCCTACGCTAAAAGCCAAAGGGCTAATCTTTGTGGGTCTGGATATCATTGGTGATCGACTGACCGAAATTAATGTCACCAGCCCAACTTGCGTTCGTGAGATCGAGGCGGAATTTCCGGTATCGATCACCGGAATGTTAATGGATGCCATCGAAGCACGTTTGCAGAAATCTTAA
- a CDS encoding YqgE/AlgH family protein, whose translation MNLQHHFLIAMPALQDPLFRRSVVYICEHNPDGAMGLIINKPLENLQIEGILEKLKITPEPRDPAIRLDKPVMLGGPLAEDRGFILHTPPSRFASSIRISDNTVVTTSRDVLETIGTPKQPADVLVALGYASWEKGQLEQEILDNAWLTAPADLNILFKTPIADRWRDAAKLIGVDILTMPGVAGHA comes from the coding sequence ATGAATTTACAGCATCACTTTCTTATTGCCATGCCTGCTCTCCAGGATCCGCTTTTCCGCCGCTCAGTAGTCTACATTTGCGAGCATAATCCCGATGGCGCAATGGGGCTGATCATTAATAAGCCGCTGGAAAATCTGCAGATCGAAGGAATTCTGGAAAAGTTAAAAATTACGCCAGAACCGCGCGATCCTGCCATTCGTCTGGATAAGCCCGTTATGCTTGGTGGCCCGCTGGCAGAAGATCGTGGGTTTATTTTGCATACCCCGCCGTCACGCTTTGCCTCCAGCATCCGTATTTCTGATAACACTGTGGTGACCACTTCCCGCGATGTTCTGGAAACGATAGGCACTCCTAAGCAGCCAGCCGATGTTCTGGTCGCGCTGGGTTACGCCTCCTGGGAGAAAGGCCAACTTGAACAAGAAATTCTCGATAACGCATGGCTAACCGCCCCTGCAGATCTGAATATTTTGTTCAAAACGCCGATAGCTGACCGCTGGCGCGATGCAGCAAAACTGATTGGTGTTGATATTCTCACCATGCCTGGCGTTGCGGGGCATGCCTGA
- the ruvX gene encoding Holliday junction resolvase RuvX has translation MSGTLLAFDFGTKSIGVAVGQRITGTARPLPAIKAQDGTPDWNLIERLLKEWQPDEIIVGLPLNMDGTEQPLTARARKFANRIHGRFGVEVKLHDERLSTVEARSGLFEQGGYRALNKGKVDSASAVIILESYFEQGY, from the coding sequence ATGAGTGGAACCTTACTCGCCTTCGACTTCGGCACCAAAAGCATTGGCGTAGCGGTCGGCCAACGCATTACCGGCACCGCTCGCCCTTTGCCTGCAATTAAAGCACAGGACGGTACGCCGGACTGGAACCTTATCGAACGTTTACTGAAAGAGTGGCAGCCTGACGAAATTATCGTCGGTTTGCCGCTGAATATGGACGGCACCGAACAGCCGTTAACCGCCAGAGCGCGTAAATTTGCCAATCGTATTCATGGTCGTTTCGGTGTTGAAGTAAAGCTCCATGATGAACGGCTTAGCACCGTGGAAGCACGATCCGGTCTGTTTGAACAGGGCGGCTATCGGGCGCTAAATAAAGGCAAAGTTGACTCTGCCTCTGCGGTTATCATTCTCGAAAGTTATTTCGAGCAGGGATATTAA
- a CDS encoding PilT/PilU family type 4a pilus ATPase encodes MNMEEIVALSVKHNVSDLHLCSAWPARWRIRGRMEAAPFDAPDVEELLREWLDDDQRAILLENGQLDFAVSLAENQRLRGSAFAQRQGISLALRLLPSYCPQLEQLGAPPILPELLKSENGLILVTGATGSGKSTTLAAMVGYLNQHADAHILTLEDPVEYFYASQRCLIQQREIGLHCMTFASGLRAALREDPDVILLGELRDSETIRLALTAAETGHLVLATLHTRGAAQAVERLVDSFPAQEKDPVRNQLAGSLRAVLSQKLEVDKQEGRVALFELLINTPAVGNLIREGKTHQLPHVIQTGQQVGMITFQQSYQLRVGEGRL; translated from the coding sequence ATGAATATGGAAGAAATTGTGGCCCTTAGTGTAAAGCATAACGTCTCGGATCTACACCTGTGCAGCGCCTGGCCCGCACGATGGCGTATTCGCGGGAGAATGGAAGCTGCGCCGTTTGATGCGCCGGACGTGGAAGAGCTATTGCGGGAGTGGCTGGATGACGATCAGCGGGCAATATTGCTGGAGAACGGTCAGTTAGATTTTGCTGTGTCGCTGGCGGAAAACCAGCGATTGCGCGGCAGTGCGTTCGCGCAACGGCAAGGTATTTCTCTGGCGTTACGGTTGTTACCTTCGTACTGCCCGCAGCTCGAACAGCTTGGCGCACCACCGATATTGCCGGAATTACTCAAGAGCGAGAATGGCCTGATTCTGGTGACGGGGGCGACGGGAAGTGGAAAATCTACCACGCTGGCAGCGATGGTTGGTTATCTCAATCAACATGCCGATGCGCATATTCTGACGCTGGAAGATCCTGTGGAATATTTCTATGCCAGCCAGCGGTGTTTGATCCAGCAGCGGGAGATTGGTTTGCACTGTATGACGTTCGCATCGGGATTGCGTGCCGCATTGCGGGAAGATCCCGATGTGATATTGCTCGGAGAGCTGCGTGACAGCGAGACAATCCGTCTGGCGCTGACGGCGGCAGAAACCGGACATCTGGTGCTGGCGACCTTACATACACGCGGTGCCGCGCAGGCAGTTGAGCGACTGGTGGATTCATTTCCTGCGCAGGAAAAAGATCCCGTACGTAATCAACTGGCAGGTAGTTTACGGGCAGTGTTGTCACAAAAGCTGGAAGTGGATAAACAGGAAGGACGCGTGGCGCTGTTTGAATTGCTGATTAACACACCTGCGGTGGGGAATTTGATTCGAGAAGGGAAAACCCACCAGTTACCGCATGTTATTCAAACCGGGCAGCAGGTGGGGATGATAACGTTTCAGCAGAGTTATCAGCTGCGGGTGGGGGAAGGACGTTTGTAA
- the yggS gene encoding pyridoxal phosphate homeostasis protein — protein MNDIAHNLAQVRDKISAAATRCGRSPEEITLLAVSKTKPASAIAEAIDAGQRQFGENYVQEGVDKIRHFQELGVTGLEWHFIGPLQSNKSRLVAEHFDWCHTIDRLRIATRLNDQRPAELSPLNVLIQINISDENSKSGIQLAELDELAAAVAELPRLRLRGLMAIPAPESEYVRQFEVARQMAVAFAGLKTRYPHIDTLSLGMSDDMEAAIAAGSTMVRIGTAIFGARDYSKK, from the coding sequence ATGAACGATATTGCGCATAACCTGGCACAGGTCCGGGACAAAATCTCAGCGGCTGCAACGCGTTGCGGTCGTTCTCCAGAAGAAATTACGCTGCTTGCAGTCAGTAAAACAAAACCTGCGAGCGCCATCGCAGAAGCCATTGATGCCGGGCAGCGTCAATTTGGTGAAAACTATGTTCAGGAAGGGGTAGATAAAATTCGCCACTTTCAGGAACTGGGCGTAACAGGATTAGAATGGCATTTTATTGGCCCGTTGCAGTCTAATAAAAGCCGCCTGGTGGCAGAACATTTCGACTGGTGTCATACCATCGACCGTTTGCGCATCGCCACCCGCCTGAACGACCAGCGCCCGGCAGAACTCTCCCCTCTTAACGTACTGATTCAAATTAATATTAGTGATGAAAACAGTAAGTCCGGGATTCAACTGGCTGAACTGGACGAGCTGGCAGCTGCGGTCGCTGAACTACCGCGTTTACGTCTACGCGGGCTGATGGCGATCCCTGCGCCTGAGTCAGAATATGTAAGGCAGTTTGAAGTTGCACGCCAAATGGCTGTAGCATTTGCCGGACTGAAAACGCGCTACCCGCATATCGACACGCTCTCACTGGGAATGTCGGACGATATGGAAGCCGCCATTGCGGCAGGTAGCACGATGGTTCGTATCGGCACTGCAATTTTTGGTGCGCGTGATTACTCTAAAAAATAA
- the yggT gene encoding osmotic shock tolerance protein YggT codes for MNTLTFLLSTVIELYTMVLLLRIWMQWAHCDFYNPFSQFVVKVTQPIIGPLRRVIPAMGPIDSASLLVAYILSFIKAIVLFKVVTFLPIIWIAGLLILLKTIGLLIFWVLLVMAIMSWVSQGRSPIEYVLIQLADPLLRPIRRLLPAMGGIDFSPMILVLLLYVINMGVAEVLQATGNMLLPGLWMAL; via the coding sequence ATGAATACGTTGACTTTCCTGCTTTCAACGGTCATTGAGCTGTATACCATGGTGCTGTTATTACGCATCTGGATGCAGTGGGCTCATTGTGATTTTTACAACCCCTTCTCACAGTTTGTGGTGAAGGTGACGCAGCCGATTATCGGACCACTGCGCCGCGTTATTCCGGCAATGGGACCGATTGACAGCGCCTCGCTGCTGGTTGCCTATATTCTCAGTTTTATCAAAGCCATCGTGCTGTTTAAAGTCGTGACTTTCCTGCCGATCATCTGGATTGCTGGTTTACTGATTTTGCTGAAAACCATCGGCCTGTTGATTTTCTGGGTCCTGCTGGTGATGGCGATTATGAGCTGGGTAAGCCAGGGTCGTAGCCCGATTGAATACGTCCTGATCCAGCTGGCCGATCCACTGCTGCGCCCGATTCGCCGCCTGCTGCCAGCAATGGGTGGGATTGATTTCTCGCCGATGATCCTCGTTCTGCTGCTGTATGTCATTAATATGGGTGTCGCAGAAGTACTGCAGGCGACCGGAAATATGCTACTACCGGGGCTGTGGATGGCGTTATGA
- the yggU gene encoding DUF167 family protein YggU: MSAVTVNDDGLVLRLYIQPKASRDSIVGLHGDEVKVAITAPPVDGQANSHLVKFLGKQFRVAKSQVVIEKGELGRHKQIKIINPQQIPPEIAALIN, from the coding sequence ATGAGTGCCGTAACAGTTAACGATGACGGTCTGGTTTTACGGCTTTATATTCAGCCGAAAGCCAGCCGTGATTCTATTGTTGGTTTACATGGCGACGAAGTAAAAGTCGCCATTACCGCGCCGCCAGTTGACGGCCAGGCTAACAGCCATCTGGTGAAGTTTCTCGGCAAGCAATTCCGGGTAGCCAAAAGCCAGGTGGTAATTGAGAAAGGCGAACTTGGCCGCCACAAACAAATTAAAATCATTAATCCGCAACAAATCCCGCCAGAAATCGCGGCGTTAATTAATTAG
- a CDS encoding XTP/dITP diphosphatase, giving the protein MQKVVLATGNAGKVRELASLLSDFGLDIVAQTDLGVDSAEETGLTFIENAILKARHAAKVTGLPAIADDSGLAVDVLGGAPGIYSARYSGEDATDQKNLQKLLETMKDVPDDQRQARFHCVLVYLRHAEDPTPLVCHGSWSGVITREPAGTGGFGYDPIFFVPSEGKTAAELTREEKSAISHRGQALKLLLDALRNG; this is encoded by the coding sequence ATGCAAAAAGTTGTCCTCGCAACCGGCAATGCCGGTAAAGTGCGTGAGCTGGCGTCGCTGCTTAGCGACTTCGGTCTTGATATCGTGGCCCAAACAGACCTCGGCGTAGATTCTGCCGAAGAAACCGGCCTGACCTTTATCGAAAACGCGATTCTGAAAGCACGACACGCGGCAAAAGTGACCGGTTTACCAGCAATTGCCGACGACTCTGGTCTGGCGGTAGATGTGCTTGGCGGCGCGCCTGGGATTTACTCCGCACGTTATTCCGGTGAAGACGCGACCGATCAAAAGAATCTGCAAAAACTGCTGGAAACAATGAAAGACGTACCGGACGACCAACGTCAGGCGCGTTTCCACTGCGTGCTGGTATATCTGCGCCACGCGGAAGATCCGACTCCGCTGGTGTGCCACGGTAGCTGGTCTGGCGTGATTACTCGTGAACCGGCGGGTACTGGCGGCTTTGGTTATGATCCAATCTTCTTCGTGCCTTCCGAAGGTAAAACCGCTGCCGAACTGACCCGCGAAGAAAAGAGCGCTATTTCCCACCGTGGTCAGGCATTGAAACTGCTGTTGGACGCTTTACGAAATGGTTAA
- the hemW gene encoding radical SAM family heme chaperone HemW encodes MVKLPPLSLYIHIPWCVQKCPYCDFNSHALKGEVPHDDYVQHLLNDLDNDVAYAQGREVQTIFIGGGTPSLLSGPAMQTLLDGVRARLPLAADAEITMEANPGTVEADRFVDYQRAGVNRISIGVQSFSEEKLKRLGRIHGPQEAKRAANLASGLGLRSFNLDLMHGLPDQSLEEALGDLRQAIELNPPHLSWYQLTIEPNTLFGSRPPVLPDDDALWDIFEQGHQLLTAAGYQQYETSAYAKPGYQCQHNLNYWRFGDYIGIGCGAHGKVTFPDGRILRTTKTRHPRGFMQGRYLESLRDVEAADKPFEFFMNRFRLLEAAPRAEFSAYTGLCEDVIRPQLDEAIAQGYLTECADYWQITEHGKLFLNSLLELFLAE; translated from the coding sequence ATGGTTAAATTACCGCCGCTGAGTCTCTACATTCACATCCCGTGGTGCGTGCAGAAATGCCCGTACTGCGATTTCAACTCTCACGCGTTGAAAGGAGAAGTGCCGCACGACGATTATGTTCAGCATCTGCTTAACGATCTGGACAACGATGTGGCTTACGCTCAGGGCCGTGAAGTGCAGACAATCTTTATTGGCGGTGGCACGCCGAGCCTGCTTTCCGGCCCGGCGATGCAAACGCTGCTGGACGGCGTGCGTGCGCGTTTGCCGCTGGCAGCGGATGCAGAAATTACTATGGAAGCGAACCCAGGCACGGTAGAAGCCGATCGCTTTGTCGATTATCAGCGTGCTGGTGTAAACCGCATCTCTATTGGTGTGCAGAGTTTTAGTGAAGAAAAGCTAAAACGACTTGGACGTATTCATGGCCCGCAAGAAGCGAAACGGGCGGCAAATCTGGCAAGCGGGCTGGGGCTGCGTAGTTTTAACCTCGATTTGATGCATGGGTTGCCTGATCAATCACTGGAAGAGGCGCTTGGCGATCTACGCCAGGCCATTGAACTGAATCCGCCGCATCTTTCCTGGTATCAACTGACCATCGAACCTAATACGTTGTTTGGCTCACGCCCTCCTGTACTGCCGGACGACGATGCATTGTGGGATATCTTCGAGCAAGGGCATCAGTTATTAACGGCTGCGGGTTATCAGCAATATGAAACCTCCGCTTACGCCAAACCGGGTTATCAGTGCCAGCACAATCTCAACTACTGGCGATTTGGCGACTACATCGGCATCGGCTGCGGGGCGCACGGCAAAGTCACCTTCCCGGATGGGCGCATTCTGCGCACCACCAAAACGCGGCACCCGCGTGGTTTTATGCAGGGGCGTTATCTGGAAAGCCTGCGTGATGTCGAAGCCGCAGATAAGCCGTTTGAGTTCTTTATGAACCGCTTTCGCTTGCTGGAGGCCGCACCACGCGCAGAGTTTAGTGCGTATACCGGGCTTTGCGAAGATGTGATTCGCCCACAGTTAGACGAGGCTATCGCTCAGGGTTATCTCACAGAATGTGCGGATTACTGGCAGATAACCGAGCACGGTAAATTATTCTTAAACTCACTTCTTGAATTATTCCTCGCTGAGTAA
- a CDS encoding TRAP transporter substrate-binding protein, producing MKMRSFTRSLVCASLLALLSTGVNAAEKVTLKLAHNLERSHVVHQSFEELAKEVKQLSKGNMVIRIYPSSQMGNARETMELLQNGALDMTKGSASDLESFDNIYAIYNLPFLFKDQAHFNKVVFGEVGKEIMDSTKDKGFFALSAYVAGTRSFYAKKPITKPEDLKGLKIRVQPSPTTIKMIELMGGSPTPISFGEVYTAMQQGVVDGAENNVPSWVQTRHIEIAKVFSEDEHASIPDFLVISTKTWNKLTPEQQQIIETAAKKSEVYQQKLWEKIDADTRAQAKAMGGEIVKVDKAPFRAAVQPLFDDFKKDPKQAALLEKFDNAAQ from the coding sequence ATGAAGATGAGGTCATTTACCCGCTCATTAGTCTGCGCATCCTTGCTGGCTCTGCTTAGCACTGGCGTAAACGCCGCAGAAAAAGTGACGTTAAAGTTAGCACACAACCTGGAAAGAAGTCATGTTGTGCATCAGAGTTTTGAAGAGCTGGCGAAAGAGGTAAAACAGCTGTCAAAAGGTAATATGGTGATCCGCATTTATCCCAGTAGCCAAATGGGTAACGCGCGAGAAACCATGGAGTTGTTGCAAAATGGCGCACTGGATATGACCAAGGGTTCAGCCAGTGATCTGGAGTCTTTTGATAATATTTATGCTATCTATAATTTGCCGTTCTTATTTAAAGATCAGGCGCACTTCAACAAAGTTGTTTTTGGTGAAGTTGGTAAAGAAATTATGGATTCAACAAAAGATAAAGGCTTTTTTGCTTTATCAGCTTATGTAGCGGGTACTCGCAGTTTCTATGCGAAAAAACCGATTACTAAGCCAGAAGATCTTAAAGGGCTGAAAATTCGTGTTCAGCCAAGCCCGACCACCATCAAAATGATTGAACTGATGGGTGGCTCCCCCACTCCAATTTCATTTGGCGAAGTTTATACTGCGATGCAGCAAGGTGTAGTAGATGGCGCAGAAAATAACGTGCCTTCCTGGGTGCAGACTCGGCATATCGAAATTGCCAAAGTCTTTTCTGAAGATGAACACGCCTCAATTCCGGACTTTTTGGTTATCTCCACCAAAACATGGAATAAATTAACCCCGGAACAGCAGCAAATTATCGAAACAGCGGCGAAGAAATCCGAAGTTTATCAACAAAAGTTGTGGGAAAAAATCGACGCTGACACTCGTGCTCAGGCGAAAGCCATGGGTGGTGAAATCGTTAAGGTTGATAAAGCCCCATTCCGTGCCGCAGTTCAGCCTCTGTTTGACGACTTCAAAAAAGATCCAAAACAAGCTGCTTTGTTAGAGAAATTCGACAACGCTGCTCAATAA
- a CDS encoding TRAP transporter small permease, with translation MIFNRLKLAVDRVIAAFSVAVMLALVVCVVWQVFSRYVLNQPSTLTDELARFLMIWVGLLGAAYTVGAQRHLSIDLFALALNKRKQLLLNIVINFLILGFAGSVIVTGGLKLIDKTLATSQVSAAMQIPMGYVYIILPLSGAVMMFYALCFINQSIQQLKQHAQEAS, from the coding sequence ATGATATTTAACCGCCTGAAACTTGCGGTAGACCGCGTCATTGCCGCGTTTTCTGTCGCCGTCATGCTTGCTCTTGTTGTATGCGTAGTCTGGCAAGTATTTAGCCGCTACGTACTTAACCAGCCAAGTACATTAACCGATGAGCTGGCACGCTTTTTGATGATCTGGGTAGGATTATTAGGTGCTGCATATACCGTCGGCGCGCAGAGACATCTCTCTATTGATTTATTTGCTCTCGCCCTGAATAAGCGCAAACAATTACTTCTTAATATAGTCATTAACTTTCTCATTTTAGGCTTTGCCGGTTCGGTCATTGTGACTGGTGGCCTGAAATTAATTGATAAAACGCTGGCAACATCGCAAGTATCTGCCGCGATGCAAATACCGATGGGATACGTATATATCATTCTGCCATTAAGTGGAGCGGTGATGATGTTTTATGCCTTGTGTTTTATTAATCAAAGTATTCAACAACTGAAACAACATGCGCAGGAGGCCAGTTAA
- a CDS encoding TRAP transporter large permease: protein MDSYIALTLFGCFFVLVFIGVPISFSIGIATVTSMLLMFPWDIAAITVSQRLANGLDNFALLAIPFFIFAGTLMNSGGIAIRLINLAQVMVGRVPGSLGHVNVLANMMFGSISGSAVAAAAAVGGTLNPIQTKEGYDPAFSTAVNVSSCITGLLIPPSNVLIVFSLTAGGVSVASLFMAGYLPGLLMGLAVMIVCGVIAKRRGYPLSERATLAQACKAFLDALPSLLLVFIVMGGILGGIFTATEASAIAVVYTFILSVLIYREVKWRDLPKLILESVVTTSIVLLLIGFSVGMSWAMTNADIPYMISDALMGISDNPLIILLLINIVLLIVGIFMDMTPAVLIFTPIFLPIAQELGMDPVHFGIMMVANLCIGLLTPPVGSALFVGCSISGVKIQHLIKPLLPFYAALLIALMMITYIPQISLFVPQLLGLM from the coding sequence ATGGATAGTTATATCGCGCTTACACTGTTTGGCTGTTTTTTTGTACTGGTCTTCATTGGTGTGCCCATTTCGTTCTCAATCGGTATTGCGACTGTAACTTCAATGCTATTGATGTTTCCCTGGGATATCGCGGCAATTACTGTTTCGCAGCGACTGGCTAATGGACTGGATAACTTTGCCCTGTTGGCAATCCCCTTTTTCATCTTTGCCGGAACGCTGATGAACAGCGGCGGTATTGCGATACGTTTGATTAACCTCGCCCAGGTAATGGTTGGCCGCGTTCCTGGTTCACTTGGTCATGTGAACGTCCTGGCGAATATGATGTTTGGTTCTATTTCCGGTTCAGCCGTTGCGGCTGCTGCTGCCGTTGGTGGCACACTTAATCCCATTCAGACCAAAGAAGGTTATGATCCGGCATTTTCTACCGCTGTAAACGTCTCATCCTGTATTACTGGATTACTGATACCGCCCTCAAACGTGTTAATCGTGTTTTCCCTGACAGCTGGCGGCGTTTCTGTAGCATCGTTATTTATGGCGGGATATTTGCCAGGGCTCTTAATGGGTCTCGCGGTAATGATAGTCTGCGGCGTTATTGCTAAACGCCGTGGTTACCCACTTTCAGAAAGAGCAACCCTTGCTCAGGCATGTAAAGCGTTTCTGGATGCCTTACCAAGTTTGCTTCTGGTGTTCATTGTAATGGGCGGCATTCTGGGCGGCATTTTTACCGCAACTGAAGCGTCTGCGATTGCCGTTGTCTACACATTTATTCTCTCGGTGCTGATTTACCGGGAAGTAAAATGGCGCGATTTACCCAAACTGATTCTGGAATCGGTTGTTACCACTTCGATTGTATTACTGTTGATCGGTTTTTCCGTGGGCATGTCCTGGGCAATGACTAATGCTGATATTCCTTATATGATCAGCGACGCGTTGATGGGGATTTCTGATAACCCACTGATCATATTGCTGCTAATTAATATCGTCTTATTAATTGTCGGTATCTTTATGGACATGACACCGGCTGTACTAATCTTCACACCAATCTTCTTGCCGATTGCACAAGAGCTGGGAATGGACCCGGTACATTTCGGTATTATGATGGTGGCCAACCTTTGTATTGGGCTGTTAACACCGCCGGTGGGTAGTGCGCTATTTGTTGGTTGTTCTATCTCTGGTGTGAAGATTCAACATTTGATCAAACCATTGCTGCCATTTTATGCCGCATTGTTAATCGCGTTGATGATGATCACTTATATCCCGCAAATTTCTTTGTTTGTTCCACAGTTATTGGGATTAATGTAA